From a region of the Desmodus rotundus isolate HL8 chromosome 7, HLdesRot8A.1, whole genome shotgun sequence genome:
- the POLR2M gene encoding protein GRINL1A gives MSLPPRGFEPPAPEDLGQRSLAELQEMLKRQERLLRNGKFICRLPDNGKKILDSVAKLKAAIAAREEGRGGRDLFHPVSLDCRPRPKAVAVDVDIDKAQKSDQILDSSSLGPGCSSVDNIASSETTSQQQGLAHSTRKGDEEAPKVGDTVNKCPGPSSSRAGAPSAPEPSERLPQHRVSGQAEDNSSSSDDLFIDRLQKITIADPGEHHSEETMRTENLTGLCTGTEKKPHYMEVLDKRAKNPVPPAHTFKPNMLPSKQSDSSRHQQRLGSPVSSEERRRRDKQHLDDITAARLLPLHHMPAQLLSIEESLALQQRQKKTYEEMQAKLAAQKLAERLNITMQSYNPEGETSRRYREVRDADDNQSSDDEF, from the exons ATGTCCTTGCCGCCCCGCGGCTTCGAGCCCCCAGCTCCCGAGGACTTGGGGCAGCGGAGTTTGGCGGAGCTGCAGGAGATGTTGAAGCGCCAGGAGAGACTTTTGCGCAACGG AAAATTCATTTGCAGATTGCCCGACAACGGTAAGAAGATCTTAGACTCTGTTGCCAAACTGAAAGCAGCCATTGCAGCGCGTGAAGAAGGTAGAGGAGGACGTGACCTGTTTCATCCTGTTAGTTTAGACTGTAGGCCAAGGCCGAAAGCAGTTGCAGTTGATGTGGACATAGATAAGGCCCAGAAGTCTGACCAGATACTTGATTCTTCCTCGCTGGGTCCTGGCTGTTCTTCTGTAGATAACATCGCGTCATCTGAAACAACCTCACAACAACAGGGACTCGCACATTCTACTCGCAAAGGCGATGAAGAGGCTCCCAAGGTTGGAGACACGGTGAACAAGTGCCCGGGacccagcagcagcagagccGGTGCGCCTTCCGCACCCGAACCTAGTGAGCGTCTCCCTCAGCATCGTGTGTCAGGTCAAGCAGAAGACAATTCCAGCAGCTCTGATGACCTGTTTATTGATAGGTTACAAAAGATCACCATTGCAGACCCAGGTGAACACCACTCAGAAGAAACCATGAGGACTGAGAACTTGACAGGCCTTTGTACTGGGACGGAGAAGAAGCCTCATTACATGGAAGTGCTGGACAAGCGAGCCAAAAACCCAGTGCCCCCAGCACATACATTTAAACCCAATAT GTTACCTTCAAAGCAGAGTGACTCATCTCGTCACCAGCAAAGACTCGGGTCTCCTGTTTCCTCAGAGGAAAGGCGGCGCAGGGACAAGCAGCACCTTGATGACATCACAGCAGCTCGGCTTCTGCCCCTTCACCATATGCCTGCGCAGCTGCTCTCCATAGAGGAGTCCCTGGCGCTTCAGCAACGGCAGAAAAAGACTTATGAG gagaTGCAAGCCAAGCTCGCAGCACAAAAATTAGCTGAAAGACTGAATATTACAATGCAGAGCTATAATCCAGAAGGGGAGACTTCGAGGAGGTACCGAGAAGTAAGGGATGCAGATGACAATCAGTCCTCTGATGACGAATTCTGA